In Sphingomicrobium sediminis, the genomic window GGCGCGGGCGAGCTCGAGCACAGCCTCGAACTGGCCATGCAGCGCTTCGATCTGCGCGACGAGGGCATCGCGGCGCTCGTCATCCTCGACCGCTTCGGCCTCGAGCCGCAAGGCGGTGAGGGGTGTGCGAAGGTCGTGCCCGATGGCGCCCAGCATGACGTCCTTCTCGCTCATCATGGCAGCGATGCGCGACTGCATGGCATTGATGGCACCGGTGAGCGTTGCGACGTCGCGCGGGCCCGTCTCGGGAAGCGGCTCGACCGCTTCATGCCCGTCGAAACGCTGCGCCGAGCGGGTCAGGCGCTTGAGCGATCCGCCGACACGATTGAGCAGCAACAGGGTCGGGATGAGGACCGCCAGTGCGATCAGGAAGGACTGGAAGATCAGCGCGCGGATCAACGGGCCGACCGCCTGCGGCCCCGGCGCCATGATACTGAGCCAGCGCCCGTCCTCGATCTGCACGGCAAGCATCAACTGAACGCGACCCTCGCGGCCTTCTTCGCGCGGATTGCTCGGCGGCAACAAGGCGGCGCGCGCGGCGCGGGCTTGCACGCCACTGGAGGCCAAAGTGGTCTCCAGGATCTCGGTGCCGCGCGGAAAGTCACGTGCGCTCGGCGGGACCGGATCGATGTCGCTGACCTGGCTGCGGATCCAGCGGCGGTCGCGCTCCATCATGCGCGCCATGGGACGGCGGTCGCGACGATCGCCAAATTCGGCAACGCGTTCGACGAGCCGCGGGTCGGCCGCGACCAGCGCGATTCGCTGGGCGCCCGGCACGACGGCATTGGTGATGAGCTGCCCGCGCCGATTCTCGACCGCGAGCGACAGGTTGATGAGCTGCGCCACGAAGATGGCGATGCCGACGATCAGGGCGACCTGGGTGGCGAGCGAAAGGCGGGGCAGGCGCATCGGCTCAGCCCTGCTCGACCGGGACGGCGAGCGTGTAGCCGACCCCATGGACGGTGCGGATGATCTCGCTGCCCTTGGGGCCCAGCTTCTTGCGCAGGCGCATGATGGCATTGTCGACCGAGCGGTCGAACGGATCGGCTTCGCGGCCCTTGGTGAGGTCGAGCAATTGTTCGCGCGACAAAGGACGCCCGGCACGTTCGACGAGGGTCAGCAGCAACGTATAGTCGCCGCTGGTAAGCGGAATGGGTTGTTCCTCGCGCAGCAGGCGCTGGTGATCGGTATCGAGCCGATATTCGTCGAAGCGGAAGCTGCCGCCATCCGCTTCGGCAGGCGTGTCGGCCGGCTTGGCGCGGCGCAGGATCGCCTTGATGCGGGCGAGCAGTTCGCGCGGATTGAACGGCTTGGTCAGATAATCGTCGGCACCCATTTCGAGGCCGACGATGCGGTCGACATCCTCGGAACGCGCCGAGAGGAAGAGGATGGGCAGGTCGCCTTGCTCGCGGATCGAGCGGGCGAGGCTCAAGCCGTCTTCACCCGGCAGCATGATGTCGAGGATCGCCGCATGGAAGGCGAAGCCGCCGAGCACGTCGCGTGCCGCCTTGGCATCGCCGCACGCCGTCACTCGAAAGCCTTCGCGCTCGAGATAACGCACCAATGGGGTGCGGATGGCGGGTTCGTCCTCGACCAGGAGGAGGTGCGGGCGGCTCAATGGATCGGTCCTTCTGACACGGGTCGGATGATAGGGCAGGGGGCCGGCAAGGCCAGCCCCCTTAACTCCCTGCCGCACGACGGGTTGATTGCGGGGAGACACGCGGCAGGGAGCAATCCCTTGGAGGACGGCCGGTTACTGGCCGCGCTGGCCGAGCATCTCGGCGCGCTTCTCGCGAAACTCGGCGCGGGCCTGGTTACGCTCGGCTTCGGTCACGACACGATCATTATTCGCGTCGGCGCGTTCGAACATGGCGAGCGGGCGGGACTGGAATTCGGCGAGGCTGAGGGTGCCGCTGCCATCGGCGTCGAGCCGGTCGAAGCCACGACCTTCGCCGCCGCCGCGGCCACCACGACGGGCCCGGGGGCCACGACGTTCGCCGTCATTATTTTCCTGCCACTCGGCCTTGCGAGCCTCGGCATGCGCCTTCATCTCGTCCTGCGTGAGCTGGCCGTCGCCATTCACGTCGATATTGGCGAAGCGCTCGGCGCTCTGTGCCTCGACCTCGGCCAGCGTGATGTCGCCCTGCGGACCGCGCGGGCCCGGCTGGTGGGCCTGTGCGGCCATGGGCAGCGCGATTGCGGTCGCGGCAATCAGGATGGTCAATTTCTTCATCGCTCGAAAACTCCTTGTCATCGTTCGGGGCCCGGGGGTGGTGCCCTGACGATGACCGTTATGGAGTGTCTGCGTCGCAGAGATTTGCCAGCCAAGGCCGACAATGTCGCAAAATGTCGCCGGAATATCAGGCGGGGACGGGCTCTCCGGCCCAGTCGAAATGACCGCCGCTATCTTCCGGCGTCAGGCCCGACAGGACGTCGAGCAGGTGGTTGGCGCTCTTTTCGGGGCTGAACAGTTGTTTGTCCGGGACATTGCCTTGGAAGGGTTCGCTCAGCTTCGTATCGACGGTGCCCGGATGCAGCGCGGCGATTACGCCTTCCTTGTGCGTTCGGCCCAGTTCGATGGCGAGGGTGCGGATTATCTGGTTGAGCGCGGCCTTGCTGGCGCGATAGCCATACCAGCCGCCGATCCGGTTGTCGGAAATCGAGCCGACACGCGCCGAGAGCGCAGCGAACAGGAAACGCTCTTTTCGCGGCAGCAGCGGGATGAAGTGCCGCGCGACCAATGCCGGGCCGATCGTGTTGATGGCGAATGTCGTCGTCAGCGGATCGGCGTCGAGCATGCGCCAGCTCTTTTCGGGTCCGAATGCGTCCGAATGAAGAATACCGCTAGCGATGATGACGGCGTCGAAGGGGCCCTGGGCCTCCAATGCCGACGCGGCCGCCTCGATGGTGGCGGGCTCGAGAAAGTCGATCGGCGGTGTCGTCTGGCGTCCGAGCCGCGTGACGCGTCCGCCGCGCGCTTCGATGGCATCGGCGATGGCGCCGCCGATGCCGCCCTGCCCGATCACGATCGCGTTGGAAAAATCGCTCATGGCGGGGCAATGCGCGGGGTCAGCGGCGGGTTCAATATGGCCTTTGTGCGAACAACCCCTTTTCAGAATCGAAAAGCGCTGCTAGAGGCCGCCTCCGACCCGGGACGCGCCCTTCGTGCTTGCGTCCCAAATCCCATGCGGAGAGGTGCCGGAGTGGTCGAACGGGGCGGTCTCGAAAACCGTTGTGCGGGCAACCGTACCGTGGGTTCGAATCCCACCCTCTCCGCCATTTTCCTTTCCCGAAATTCCTGCTGACGCCATCCGCTTGGTGCGCCTTCTTCTTTGCGGGCGTCCACCGTCGTCCGTTGCTTCTCGCCGCAAGGCTTCGTTTGACTCGCCGGTCACCCCGCCATAATCACTATGAAGAGTTGCGTACGCGAAAGGGTCGTTTCGACCAGTGGCGTTCGTCGGATGTGACGGCCCTGTCTGGGGGGACGTCATGCGCGCAAAATCCAAAACAATATCCACGCTCATCTTTTCTTTGGCGAGTGCAAGCGCGCTCGGCGCGGGCAATGCCGCGACGGTCGAGCCTGCATCGCCCAGCTACGAAGTCTCCGTCGAGTTTGCCGAGGGTGAAATCTACAATCCCTGGACCGGGCGAAACGACAAGGTCGAGCTGCGGGCGTTTCGTGGCGAGGGCAATGATCGCTTCATGGCGCCCGAGTTGCGCGTGTCGCCAGGCCAGGTTTTGCGGCTGGGCGTTGCCAACAACCTGGCACCTTGCACGCCCGAAGAGGTCGAGCGCGAGGAATGCTTCAATTCGACCAATATTCACACCCACGGTCTGTGGGTGTCGCCGGGCGGCAATAGCGACAATGTCATGATCTCGATCGATCCGGGTCATCGCTTCGATTACGAATTCGTCATCCCTGACGATCATCCCGCCGGCACCTTCTGGTACCATCCTCACATGCATGGTGCGACCAGCGCCCAATTGGGGTCGGGGATGGCCGGCGCGCTGATCATCGAAGGCGACCGCCTGCCGACAATCGGTTCTCCCGGCGACGTGGACATCCTTTTCGGTCAGGGTGAAAGTGCGTTCGGGGAGCAAGTCCTGCTCTTCTCGCAGATCCAATATGGCTGTTTCGACGATACCGAAAAGATCAAGGCGCCGGCCTGGCCTGATCCCGACACCAGGCCCTGGGAATTGCCGCCTTGGACATGCGATGAGGGTGATGTCGGCAAGGTTTCGTCGTGGGACCAATTCGGGCCATTGCGCGAAATGACGTCGGGCCGCCTGATCGGCGTGAATGGCGAAGTCCAGCCGACCTTGTCCGGTTTGTCGACCGGACGTTTTCAGAGACTGCGGATGATCCACGCCGGCCTTCGTCGCTCGGTCAATGTCAGCATTCGCCGCGTGGCCGATGGCGCACCGGCCTTACGCGGCATCACGGCGCACGAGCAGAGGGGTTGGATCTCCAATTTCTGTTCAGGCGATGAGGTTGCCCAATTCCATTTTGCCGATGACGGGCTGACCCGCAATGCCATGCGCGAGGTCGACGAGGCGGTGATCCATGCAGGCTCGCGTTACGATTCGCTCGTCTATTTCGAGCAGCCAGGACTCTATTGCATGGTCAATGACCAGAGCTGGAGGATGGACCACGAAGACCATCGTGTCATCGGCATCCTGGACGTGGGCGGCGAGGCTGCTCCGGTCGACAATGTCGCGTCGCACCTGATGCACACCCTGCGCGAACATGCCGAAATGCGCATCGACGATCAGCGAGTGAGAGAGCGGGTCATCGGTGACCTTTCAGGCGAGCTGGGGCTGAGCGCCTTCACCTGGCATGAAGCGGTCCGGGACGACGAGATCACCGGATATCAGCAGGCGACCTTCAGCATCGTGGAACAGGAAGACAGCCCCGCGATATTGAGTATCGACGGCCTGCCCTACGAACATGGCCGCATCGATCGAACCCTGACGCTTGGCGATGTCGAGGAATGGGAAATCACTTCCAATCTGGCCGAGCATCCGTTCCACATCCACGTAAACCCATTCCAGGTGATCGCCATCCTCGACGAGGACGGAAATGATGTCACCGTGGAGGGCACGGCGGCATATGACAGCGATTATGACGGCGTGGTCGGAGGCTGGCGCGACACCTTGCTCATCAAGCGGGATTACAAGGTCACCATGCGCACGAGATACCGTCGATATATCGGCGACTTCGTCATGCATTGTCACTTTGCCAGTCATGGCGATGCCGGAATGATGCAGGGCATTCGCATGGTGATGCCCGGGTCGCCGACGACGCAAGCCATGATGCATTAGCGACTGGTGGGGTGCGGCCTATTCAAACCCAAGTCCTTGCGGCGTCATGAAAAATTCAGTGCACAACTGGGCTGGATTCACTCTCTGGATTTGCCACTTCAAATGATTGATTTTGGTTAGGAACTAGCGCTTGCCAACCGCAGTTTTGCGGGATACTGCTATTAATTCTCGGTTTACCGAAAACGTACTCTGTTGCGTTGCGTCACACCAATCGAGCCTCAGGCGGGGCTAGGCGGTGGTGCGCGACGGCGCACCGCCATGGGCGATCCGGCAGGATCAACAGGGGACAGATGATGACCACATCTACGCGCAATATTCTTTTTACCAGTGCATCCATCGCGACGCTCGGACTGGCCATGCCATCCGTCGCGGCGCCCATCATTATCGATGATGGCGGAAGGTCCCCGAACCCCACGACCGATGTCGATATCGTCGACGTCATCGAGATCAGTGCGATTTGCGCCGATGCTCCCCTCATCAATGATTGCGGTGTGCGCACGACGGTCACGGCTTCCGCGACGATGGACGCCAACCAGATTACAGCGCGGGTCTCCTCGACGACCAATGGTCAGGTCATCCAGTCGGCGAGCGCTACGGGAACCGGAAGCGAAGGCAATGTTACCCTGGTTGCCTCCAATACCGGCCCCATCGATATCCTGGCCATCGCCGAAATCACTGCCGATGGCGTAAATGCTTCGGGCACCCAGACCCTGACGGGTGTCGCAACGACTGGCGGCGGCAACACCGCAACCGGTGCCACCGGGCCCGGTCTTACGACGGGAAGCGGCACGACGGGTACCGGTACGGGTGCGCCCCAAACCTCGACTGTGATGGTCGCCGGGACGACGACCGCCAATGTCGTCGCCAATGCAACGATTGAAGGCGTTGCGCTGCTGCAGCGCGGTGTCGGCAATAACGTCGACCAGCTCATCCAGAATTCGAACGATCTTGGCGTGGAAATCACCGCCAATGCGTTCAACACCGGCACCGTCGCGCTTGGCGCGACGGCCAATGCGGCGCTTTCGGGTGCCGGCATCGCGCAAGTCGGGACCGGCGAGAATTCGGTCAATCTCGCGATGGACCTCAATGCAGCACCGACGACCTCGCTCTTCCCCGGCCAAGTCGAAATCGATGTCGATGCGGCGGCCATTGCGCCTTCGGGCACGGCGAACGCCAATGCGATCCTGTTCGAAGGGATCGTACAGCGCGCCAGTGCCGCGGCCAGCAGCGCAGACCTTGCCGTGTCGCTCGATAATTCGGGCGACATTTTTATTAACGCGACAGCGGTTGCCGATGGCGCGGGTGCCGACGCCTATGCGCAGGCCTTCGGTCCTGGCATCGGCCAGGTCGTCTTCGCGCGCACCAGCAATGTTTCCGGCAGCATCGCGCTAAACAATGATGGTGCTTTCTCGATGAACGTCGTCGCCGATGCCGGCTATGTCGAAGGCGGTACGGCGAGCAATGCTTTCGCCTTCGCGCAGAATAGCGTGGCCGTCGTCCAGGCGCTTGACGGCGTCGTCGGCGGTGCCGCCAGTCTCTATAACGGCACGTCGGGGTCACTTGATGTGGGCGTTACGGCGGTTGCGATTGCCACTGGCAGTGCGCAGGCCATTGCTTTCAATGCTGGCGGCGCCTTCCAGCAGATCGCCGTGGGCGGCTTCTTCACCGGATTTTTCGGCAGTGATGCCGATCTCGACATGGTCAATGACGGCGCGATCACGCTGAGCGCCAATGCCGTGGCCAGCGGGTCCAATGGCAACGCCACTGCGGTCTTCGCCGAAGGGATGAGCCAGTCCTCGCTCTTCCTGCCCGGCACGGTTGACATGCTGATGGCGAACAATGGCTCGATGGAGCTGGTAGTCAGCGCATCTGCGCCCGATAGTGCTAGCGCGTCCACGTTCGACATCATGGCGCAATTCTCGCTCTTCCCGACGGTTGCGAACCTGTCGATGAGAAATGATGGCGATATCGGTATTTCGGTCTTTGCCGATGCGGAAAATGCCTCGGCGAATGGCGGTGTCATCAATCAGGCTGTCATTGGCGCGGGATCGTCCGCCAATGCCCTGATCGACAATGAAGGCAGCATCAACCTCTTCGTGGTTGCTATTGCGGCGGGTAACGGGGGCGGCACTGCCACCGCAAGTGCAGGTGCTCTTCCCGTCGTCCAGAATATCAGTGGCGGCGCAGTCGACGCCTCGATCAATAATAGCGGCACTATCGACATCAATATGATCGCCACGGCGGAAGGCTCGACTGGCGCGGTTGCCGTGGCGCAAGTCGGTTCGACCATCGAAGGGCCGTTCGTGCGCGCGGGCGGGATCGACCAGTTCGCGACCGGCGGTTCGGTTTCGATCGGGGTTTCCAATGACGGCCTGATCGACATCTCTGCTGTGGCCATCGCACAGGCTTTCGGAAATGCGCAGGCCAGTGCGATCGCCAATGGTGTCAATCAATCGGTGACGGCCGGTAGTTTCGCCTTTGCCAGCTTCGTCAACGGAGCCGAGGCGACGGGTACTGGAACTGGCACAGGAACCGGCACGGGCACCGGGACAGGTACGGGCACGGGGACCGGCACGACCGGGACGGCTTCCATCCTTTTGGACGCGGTGGCGATCGCCGAAGGGGCTTCATCGGCCAATGCGACGGCCCTGGCCTTCGGCAATCTCCAGCAGGTCAATGCTTTCTCGGGCAGCGCTATCGCCGTTGCCGACAATAATGGTGTCATTGCACTCCAGGCTGCTGCGGGAGCGGACGCGGTCTTCTCGGACGATGCGGTCGCGATTGCAGCAATAGGCATTGGGCAACAGGCCGACGGTCTGTCCGTGGACTTGTCGCTCGAGAATGAGGGCGATGTTGCGCTTGGCGCTTTTGCAAGCGACGCCAACGATGTTGTCGCCGGGGTCGTGATCGGCCTTGGGCAGGATGGCGAAGCGGTGACGGGCGGTGTCGCGAGCATCTCCAATGCCGGCGGCGTGTCGCTCGAAGCGACGGCGGTAGCCGGCGGGGCCTTCGTCGATGCCTTCGCCTATGCCACGCAAGCCATCTACCAAGAGGTCAATGTCGGCGAGGCTGGCGCAACGGGCGCCATCGTCAATAGCGGCACGGTCCTCATGGATGCCAACGCCCTTGCCGGGGGCGCATCTGCCGAGGCGACTGCCTTGGTCAACGGCTCCGAGGGCAATTACGGCATCGCGCAGATTGTCGAGGCCGCCTCGAGCGCCTCGTTGAGTATCAACAATAGTGGTGCGCTCCTGGCCGAGGCTGCGGCTTCGGCACTGACCGGCGAGGGCGGCTTTGGCGCTTATGCCAGCGCCAATGGCGGCGCGATGGTGTGGCAGTCGGGCCAGGGCACTGCGGTCGGCATCGACTTTGTCAACGCCACCAGTGCAACCCTCAGTGCGGATATCTATGCGGCTGGCTTGGCCGTCCTTGCCACCAGCGGGGAAGCAACAGCGCAGATGGACGTCATCCTGATCCAGGCCGCGCAGGGCGGACCGGGCGGCGCTTCGGCGTCAATCGACAATGATGGTCTCATCAATGTCGACCTGGTGGCTGCGGCCCGCGGTGAATTTGCCGATGCCGATGCGCGTATTGGCGGCGAGGGCGCCGCCGTGTCGCAGATCGCGATTGCGGAAGGCGACGTCGCATCGGCCTCGATCAACAATGGCGGTGTCATTGCCGTCAATGCCGATGCTTCTGCCGCCGGGACGGCTGCGGAGGCATTCGCCTTTGCCAATGTCGTGCGACAGGAAGCGATCAACTTCCCCGAAGCTTCGCCGACAGGGACTTTTGCGACGGTAGCCGCGATCACGTCCACAGGCGCGACCGTGAACTTCACCAATACCGGTACGGTGAGCGGCGTGGCAGAAGCCGCGGCCGTCGTGGCCGGGCCTTCTGCGGAAGCAACCGCAGTCGTCGGCTATGTCGCCGGGCAGTTTGCCAGTGCCGGTAGCGGCGATGCCTTTGCCGGATTCCAGAATGACGGCCTGCTCTTCGGCAGCGCTGTGGCTACTGCCATCTCGGGAGGCGGGGCCGATGCAAACGCCAATGTGGGCCTCGGCCTGCTGCAGAATGTCGAGGCGGGCAATGGCGATGCCTCGGCCTCGTTCGTCAACAATGGCACCGTAGAGCTGGCGGCCGGTGCTTTTGCTTCGGGCGAGAGTGTGCAGGGATTTGCCTCGGTCGACGGTGCCGCCGGCATCGACCAGAACGTCTTCGCCGCGGGTACGGGCTATGCCAATATCGTCAATGTCGGCTTGATCGGGATTTCGGCTGAACTCGACCTGATCGGCAATGGCAGCGGCGTGGCGCTGGCCAATGCGCTCAATCAGCAGGTCAACGCACCGGTAGCCATCGTCAATCTCACCAATGACGGGCTGGTCGATGTCAACGCGGATGCCGATCAGCTGGGCGTATTCGGTGATGTGGGTGCACAGGCCCGCGGGATCACGCAGCTGGGCTTCGGATCGAGCGTTGCGCTCAACCTCGTCAACGGGACGAGCGGCGTCCTCGATGTCTCTGCTGGTGCCGTGGCAGGCGGCGAGGGGCAGTTCAACGCCTTCGCCAGCGCGGTGGGCGTTGGCGTTCAGCAACTGGGCTTCGGATCTGAGGTGGCGGTCGGAATGACCAATGCCGGCCTGATCGATGTCGCGGCCAATGCCAGTGCTCTTGCGTCTAATTTTGCGAATGTCGAAGCGACCGCGATCGGCGTCAACCACTGGCAGTTCAGCGCAAATGATTATGCGATCGACTTCACCAATAGCGGCACGATCTCGATCGATGCTTCGGCCTATGCCGTTGGCGGCGGCACGGCCAACGCCTTTGCTTACGGCAATGGCGAGCGGTCCTACATTTTTGGCCAGGAGATCGATCTCGACCAGCGCAATAGTGGCCTGATCGATGTGGACGTCGCGGCCTTTGCGAGTGGCGGTTTTGCAGCAAATGCCAGCTATCAGGCGTCTGCGCTCGACCAGCATGCGGTCGGGACGTCGCTCGCGCTTCACCTCGCCAATAGCGGGACCGTCGATATTGATGTGGATGCTGTCGCGATGACGTCTGAAGGCATCAATGCTGTCGCAGGCGGTGCCCTCTGGGCTATCCATCAGTCGGGTCAGGCCACGACTGTCGAAGCGACACTATCGCAAGTTGGCGTCCTCAGTGTCGATGTCGACGTATTGGCTTCCGGTAGCGGCGACGCCTTCGCCGGCGCTGGCTCGGGAATCGATTTGCTCGAACAGCTGGGCTTCGGTGATAATGTTGACCTCGACTATGTCGGGGCTGGCTCCAATAACCTGACTTATAATGTGACGGCACTTGCGGGCAGCGGTGCCAATGCGTTTGGCCGAGTGAACATCATCCGGCAGGTCGCGTCTGCTGAAAGTGTCGCCGACGTTTCTATAAGCAATAGCGGGGCCATCAACGCCACGATGATTGCAGAAGGTTCGGGTACGGACGCCTTCGTCAATGCGGGCGGTGTTGCAATCTTCCAGCAGGCGGCGAGCGGAACAAGCGGGATTGGTGTCATTCAGAATTCGGGTGCGATCAATCTCGTTGCCGATGCCGATGCCATTGCTTCGGGCTCGTTCGCGAATGCCTTCGCGGGACTTGGCGGGGTCGAACAACGCATCTTCGGATCGCAAGCCGATGGCAGTATCACCAATAGCGGCAGTATCGCGCTGGATGCTGATGCGAGCGCGCAGGGCACTGGCAACGTCAATGCGCTCGGGGCAGGTGTCGCGATCGCCCAGACGGTCGGCGCGGCGATGTCAGCCACGGGCGCGATTGCCAATTCGGGTTCGATCGATATCGATGCCTTCGCTTTCGCCAGTGGCGATGGTGCGCCCGCCGGCGGTAATGCTGCCGGCGACGGCATCCGCCAACTGGTGAATTCGGGTGGTTCGGCCAATGCCGATATCAACAATAGCGGCGCGATCGACGTGGAAGCGACGATGGACGTCATTGGCGGCGGCACCGGAGGCACGTTCGGGTTGGCCTGGGTGACCGGGATCGAGCAAGGAGCGAACAACTTCGAGGGCGATGGCCCGGTCAGTGCCAATATCGTCAATAGCGGCGCTATCGCGATCGATGGCGATGCCAATGTCGTGGGCAATGCGCAGGCCCGCGCGGATGCATGGACCAATGGCATTCTCCAGGATGCGCGCGGCGGGACTGCCGATGCGAGCATCGTCAATTCGGCAACCGTCTCGCTTTCCGCATCGGCGGTGGCCTCGGCGACCGGATCGGGCGGGTTCGCCACTGCGATCGGAGAAGCGGCCGGTATCCGGCAGGATGTCGATGCTGCAGCCTACTCTGTTCCCGTAACCAGCGAGGGTACGACCACCACGTTCATACAGACCGGCGGGACGGCTGTCGGTGTCATCGACAATTCGGGGGCGATCAATGTAGTTGCCGCGGCCGACGCCGTCGGTTCGGAATTCGCGCAGGCCTATGCTTCGATCAGCGGCATCGACCAGGATGTGAATGGCAATATCGCCACCGCGATCCTGAGCAATAGCGGCACGATCGCTGCATCGGGCAGTGCGGTTGCCGTAGCGGGCTCGGCTTATGCTTCGGCCGACGCCCGCATCATCGACCAGGATGCGTTCGCCAGCGAAAGCGGCACCGCCAATGCAGTGCTCAACAATCTTGGTGACATCACGGTCTCGATGAATGCGATGGCCTCCGGCAGCGAAGGCAATGCCTATGCCACGGCCGACGTCGATGCGATCGAGCAGAGCGGCAATGGCGACACCGTGTCGCTCGACCTGGCCAATGACGGCGCCATTTCGGTCGCGGTCGGCGCTTCGGCGGTCGGCGCCAGTTCGGCTTATGCCTATGCGAGCTTCGACGGGATCGACCAGAATGCGTCGGGCTTCTTTGCCGGCCAGCGTTCGGTGACGATCGTCAATTCCGGTAGCATGGATGCCGACGTGGCGGCCTTCGCTTCGGGCAGCAACGCTTACGCAAGCGCC contains:
- a CDS encoding multicopper oxidase family protein, which encodes MASASALGAGNAATVEPASPSYEVSVEFAEGEIYNPWTGRNDKVELRAFRGEGNDRFMAPELRVSPGQVLRLGVANNLAPCTPEEVEREECFNSTNIHTHGLWVSPGGNSDNVMISIDPGHRFDYEFVIPDDHPAGTFWYHPHMHGATSAQLGSGMAGALIIEGDRLPTIGSPGDVDILFGQGESAFGEQVLLFSQIQYGCFDDTEKIKAPAWPDPDTRPWELPPWTCDEGDVGKVSSWDQFGPLREMTSGRLIGVNGEVQPTLSGLSTGRFQRLRMIHAGLRRSVNVSIRRVADGAPALRGITAHEQRGWISNFCSGDEVAQFHFADDGLTRNAMREVDEAVIHAGSRYDSLVYFEQPGLYCMVNDQSWRMDHEDHRVIGILDVGGEAAPVDNVASHLMHTLREHAEMRIDDQRVRERVIGDLSGELGLSAFTWHEAVRDDEITGYQQATFSIVEQEDSPAILSIDGLPYEHGRIDRTLTLGDVEEWEITSNLAEHPFHIHVNPFQVIAILDEDGNDVTVEGTAAYDSDYDGVVGGWRDTLLIKRDYKVTMRTRYRRYIGDFVMHCHFASHGDAGMMQGIRMVMPGSPTTQAMMH
- a CDS encoding response regulator — its product is MSRPHLLLVEDEPAIRTPLVRYLEREGFRVTACGDAKAARDVLGGFAFHAAILDIMLPGEDGLSLARSIREQGDLPILFLSARSEDVDRIVGLEMGADDYLTKPFNPRELLARIKAILRRAKPADTPAEADGGSFRFDEYRLDTDHQRLLREEQPIPLTSGDYTLLLTLVERAGRPLSREQLLDLTKGREADPFDRSVDNAIMRLRKKLGPKGSEIIRTVHGVGYTLAVPVEQG
- a CDS encoding ATP-binding protein, whose protein sequence is MRLPRLSLATQVALIVGIAIFVAQLINLSLAVENRRGQLITNAVVPGAQRIALVAADPRLVERVAEFGDRRDRRPMARMMERDRRWIRSQVSDIDPVPPSARDFPRGTEILETTLASSGVQARAARAALLPPSNPREEGREGRVQLMLAVQIEDGRWLSIMAPGPQAVGPLIRALIFQSFLIALAVLIPTLLLLNRVGGSLKRLTRSAQRFDGHEAVEPLPETGPRDVATLTGAINAMQSRIAAMMSEKDVMLGAIGHDLRTPLTALRLEAEAVEDDERRDALVAQIEALHGQFEAVLELARASRPIAHHQTVAPTELLERLAAERRKAGQDIELAGMDAAPFPGDPAAIARALDNLIDNALRYGETARLSVVGDEHNVTMSVTDDGPGIAADERDSVREPFRRLEGSRNRGTGGHGLGLAIVSAIMRRHHGELVLADRDDGESGLVASLVFPRRLPQS
- a CDS encoding EF-hand domain-containing protein, with the protein product MKKLTILIAATAIALPMAAQAHQPGPRGPQGDITLAEVEAQSAERFANIDVNGDGQLTQDEMKAHAEARKAEWQENNDGERRGPRARRGGRGGGEGRGFDRLDADGSGTLSLAEFQSRPLAMFERADANNDRVVTEAERNQARAEFREKRAEMLGQRGQ
- a CDS encoding SDR family oxidoreductase, whose product is MSDFSNAIVIGQGGIGGAIADAIEARGGRVTRLGRQTTPPIDFLEPATIEAAASALEAQGPFDAVIIASGILHSDAFGPEKSWRMLDADPLTTTFAINTIGPALVARHFIPLLPRKERFLFAALSARVGSISDNRIGGWYGYRASKAALNQIIRTLAIELGRTHKEGVIAALHPGTVDTKLSEPFQGNVPDKQLFSPEKSANHLLDVLSGLTPEDSGGHFDWAGEPVPA